The genomic segment TGCAGTAACCCCATCTATGGGCAGACCGTGAACCCCTACAACCTCCAGAAGACCTCTGGAGGTTCGTCCGGTGGGGAGGGGGCTCTCATTGGGGGAGGGGGCTCCGTGCTTGGTTTAGGCAGTGATATAGGAGGCAGCATCCGTATTCCTGCCTCATTCTGTGGGATCTGTGGCTTAAAGCCAACAGCTGGTCGGCTTAGGTGAGCGTCTCTGCTTCACTTTTGGATATTAACTAGTCATGACACTTAAATCGTTGCTttgtttatatatgtgttgtatttcttttgtttagTTTACAGGGTTTGAGCTCCATTTATCGAGGGCAAAAATCAGGTAAGTCACAGTTGTACCATCATTGACTACATACTGTCTGAAAAATGTGGTtacttatgttttatgtttcttaTTAAATTAGTGTTGTCATCTCCTGGACCCATGGCGAGAGATGTGGACAGTCTGGCTCTGTGTATGCAGGCTCTGCTCTGTGACCACATGTTTTCTTTGGACCCCACTGTTCCACCCTTACCTTTTAATATGCAGGTTTGtccactacaaaaaaaaaaaacttaacgtTTTACCAGGGATTATGTACCAGACTATTTTTTTGGCTGCGACCAGTAACTGAGTCTCTTCTGACCAAGAAATAGTCTTGCACATAACCCCCCATAAAAGGGCAAATTGTCGCTTTTTACACaattaaacaatttaaaaaaatagacaaaTGGGATATAACGGGTAAATAGTAAGCTGGTAGTAGGCTAGCTGTTTTGAGTCTTCATGCTAACTTGCTgctgagagtggtatcaatcttctcatctaactcccggcaagaaagcaaataagtgaaTCTTCCAAATGTTAAAGGGTAAGGTATAGACTGAGTAAACCCAGCctgatctgccggcgatttgatttcgccctgcagcttaggctggaaacctgtacgtttatctatcctgcttccgttacaaatctgcgggaatcaatcacaaactggcttatccacctggcgtgctattggcgggtttaacaagatgacgatagagaatcgaccaagcagctttttgtttacattcaacatggcagcCACCGTAGCGCAGAAATCCGTTGATGCCACTGTcactgctgttttaaaagatttcaaaggcaACTCTCTCTGAAAACGGAACAGAAACTTgccctggaacaattcctacaaaagaaggatgtgTTTGCCTTACTACCGACCggcttttatgttttatttttttttactaccgaCTGGCTTTCGCTCTGCCTCACTCTGCAAaatacgtcacccggatcgttggtctgattggttgaaggactatccaattgcgtgcagagtcatttgaactatgcccgttgatcacgcctcttgtgcagagaaaatacagagcagactgcccagactaatgttcagtcTTGAAAGATTGAGATTGGTGATAGGCCTACAAGGATATTTTACACAATAGTGTTCATCATCAAAGTGCCCCTGTGCCCAAAGTCAGGTCCATACAGGAATGTTTCTCAAGTTTGCTGTAAAAGAACTTTactggcctgcacagagccctgactTCAACCCCAGCAAACACTTTACAGAGCTTGTGCAATGTCTTGAAAGTTTGAAAAACTTTGCTTGCTTGAACAAATGCTTGATTTAAACTGTTATGTTTTCAAGGTTAGTAATATGCTTGAATTTGAATATACTCCTTAAACAAAACAATCTGGTTTTCAATCAACAAAATCACTTGTGTAAaccaaaaatcttttaatattTGAAATGAAACGGTCCCTTCTATGATAAAAGCTTACAGAGTCTGGAAATAGTTGGTTGATGTACCTTGAAAGTGCTTGAATTCTCTTAAAAACCTGTATGACCCCTGACTTTGGGATAAATTGGAACCTTATTACCCAACATCCATAAACAACCTCCCCATtgctcttgtggctgaatgggaACAAGTCCCTGCGAACAGGTTCCAAAGTTTTGTGAAATGCTTCCCCAGAAGAGTGGAGGCTGCcttttgtgctaagctaggcctAACACAGATCtctgcacatactgtatctttTTATGGACGGAATGACTCCTCCTACCAGTTTTCTGTCAGAAACAAAAAGGTGCTTTCAGATATTCCAAACTACAGTTTCCTATTTACTAACCTCTGCTAAAATGTCTTGCCCTCAGATATACCAGAGCACCAAACCTCTCAGGATTGGTTACCTAGAAAGCGACGGCTACTCTCACACGTCTCCAAGCATGGCCCGAGGCATCAGAGAGGTCAAAGCTCTCTTAGAACAAGCCGGGCACACTGTAAGACCACaccactcacagacacactgcaCTCAAACACTATATGATCTACGGCCACATCAAATAGCATCTTTTTGCACAAAAACTCTGGACTCTGAATGCTGCTGTTGCATTTTTGCACATCTTTCTGCACTACCACACCACATCATATACAATTTTTTGCTGCTTGTGAcattcttgtgttttttgtcttgTGATATTGTTGCCGTTGTTATAGTTGTTACAATTGTTATATTGTTTTAGTGTTAGGAAAAATGTTTCTATCTGTTGtgcatttttcttcttcaccgTGGGATGGTGAGAAACGAACTTTCGATTCCTCTGCATGTCTAGTATATCTGAAGAAATTGACAAATAAAGCTGACTTGACTTGAAATATGTGATAAGAGCTATATATCTTTTAATGTAGTTACTTTTGCCCCTCTCTGTCACTCGTGCCTGTAGTTGGTGCCCTACACTCCTCTGAAGATCTCTTACGCATTACATGAATTGCTTATAAAGGGTATCCTAGCAGACGGAGCTACCACCCTGCTTCAAAAACTGTAAGTTGAAGTTTGCTTAAAAATGCCATTATTTAATCAGTGTAATACTTGTTAATAACTTAATTCATATAATAATTGTGCATAATTGAAGTGTTGGAGAATCTATATCATATTAATAAATCATATTTTTCatcttttgataaaaaaaaaatagtttttgatAAATCGTTTACCCttgaaaatgtgtaaaatgctTTTCATGAGTTCCTGGAGCtgaaggtgacatcttcaaattgcttgtttcgaacagtccaaaacccaaagatattgaatttacaattatataaaacataGGAAGGCAGCTAATTCTTCTTTAACTACTACTATGAGCCATATTACAATCCCTTAGACTAGATGGTTCCATTTTGTGACACTGATCTTTTTTTTGCTTCTATTTTAGGGAGGGGAGCCCTATGGACCCCTGTCTCAAAGCACAGGTTTTACCTTACTATCTTCCTACGTGGTTGAAGAAAaccctctcttttctcctcaaGCCCCTGGTGAGTTCTCTCCTTACGTAGACAGACATGCATAAATACTaaagaaaatgtcatttttcctTCGTTAAGTAAGTATATTGGCAGGTACTTGATAAAACAGTAACTGTTTGGATTGAcacttgtgtgttttctgtcttgaaTGTCTTTTGCAGTCTCCTCGTGCATCTGCCATCCTCAGTGCTTTGTGTGGAGTTGGGTGAGAAATTTATTTTGCCACTGACCGTTGTAATGTAATGGGCAAAATGTCAAAGCATACTAACTATTTCACTGCCTTGTTTTTAGTTCTGTTCCTGCTCTGTGGAAGCAGCACGCTGCCGTTGAGGTACTATTAGTTGTCAGCTAATGCTGCTTGTGCATGTTTGAATGCACACAGGGGACATTGAATTCTCTTGTGATTTCATAAGGACTACATCCAGGAAACCATAGCAGCCTGGAGAAGATGCAACATAGATGTGCTGCTGTGCCCGGTGATCGGACCAGCCTACAACTTCCTTTTCTGCGGCAAGCTTTCCAGTACGGTTCACTGAACAGTTGAAATGTTTTGTGATAACTGAAAAGGCATTGTGAATGATGGAGGGGCGAGATAATAGTGTCCATCCAGCTATCCAtcctatatatttttattaatattggTCAGAggtgttttgtctttgttgatAGTTTCTATAAATTGTGGAAAGCTGAACACCATAAAAAACAGACTACTGCATGAACTGTCATAGTAGCCAAAGAGCTACAATAGGATGCAGTCTCCCTGCATCATACTTGTGATTACCAAACAGAACAGCAACGATATTACAGCTATAGAACCCAGGGTAACACAGTAAATAACCTGTTTCTATCTTCTGTCCTTCCAGCTGCTACCCCTCAGACGATGCTCTACAATCTCCTCACCTTTCCTGCCGGTGTGGTTCCTGTTTCCACGGTGACGgcagaggatgaggaggaactCGGGCACTATAAGGGCTTTTTTCAGGACTACTGGGACAAGCTCTTCAAACAGGtaagagacagtgagagatgACTGATACCAAATAATGTAATACAGTAGTAAAACTatacagccctaatataaatacctttttgtgaagttttttttttttactggaagCTATAATGTGTTGTGGAAGCTGTTTTTCTCAGTTCCCCCCAACTTAATGACTCATTTGTGTTACTGGCTTTGCCATTTTGATTCACAGGAAGCAAAACAGACTCCACATTATTGACCACTAGGAGGCAGAAAGATGCATTAAGCATTTCAACTCAACCTACTCATTCATCCAATTCATAGAGACAAATTATGACCACGTGGGATTTATATtgacttttgtatttttttttaaaaatagagctgcaactaacagttattttatttttcaattaatcGGCTGATTATTATCTTGATTAATGTCATGTTGTGTCTAAATGTCAAGACTAATGTGATGTTAGGACTAAAAGAATGTTAAGACTAAAAGAAATTCATGGCAATAATATAGGTTACATCATTTTTCAGTGTAATAGATTAATGCCAATAAGCAACTTAAGATATTCTAATATGAAATGTTATCAGTAAATAGCTGCTATTTCTAAGTCCAAATAGCCTACAGCCATAGGCAGATTATGTCCCCTTGTATCCTAAACTTCAGTGTCAGGCCATTTTAGCGACTCTCTTAAAACAGTAGTTCCACAGTTGGTCAGTAGGTGGAGGCAGAAGACTGTGGTGGTTCTGGTTGCCGACTGCTGACAGGTGTGGTGTTTGTTTTTAGGCTGTGTCTGGAGGCGAGGGTCTGCCGGTGGCGGTGCAGTGTGTCGCGCTGCCATGGCAGGATGAGCTCTGCCTGCGCTTCATGAAGGAGGTGGAACAACTGGTCAAACAGAGCAGAAAGTAAGGCCTGGAAGACACAGGTGGGGCTGCTTAATTCAGGGGCTTCAGGTTAAATCTGCTCTGAATACACTCATAGCCACCACTCACCAGTCTAAAATCATTAATGATGAAGAtgcttttttaagaagtaataACTGCACAAAACACCTGTTAACcgcattaaaacaaaatgaaatataagTAAAAGTTAACAATTAATGTTACTTTAGTTGAGTATTTAAAACTATTTAATATTTTGAGTTGAATTTCATTCTTCTGATCAACAAGGATGACCTCATGCATTTTCTGCTCTTCGACTTTTTAGGGCCAAAAAACTAACAATTGAATAAATGTTAACTGTGAAACTGTAAAGGTAATATTCATGTttactgatttaaaaatgttcactCCTATGTTTAATACAGTCATTGACAAACCTCAGAATTACATTTGTTTGTATTGTACTGATTATACATAaacttaaatgtttttatttttaaaaacattttgagtctAACTGACGTTGACAGACATGATTATATGAtcgttgtgttttgttttgcataatTCAGCATCCAGTTTGGACATTAGTAGGTGTGAAATAAGtctttgttctgtttttccACCGCAGGCATTGTTCAATATTTCACGCAATATAGCATGAACAAGAACTACATGCTTTAGAAGAAATTGAATTCACATCGTCATTAGGCAAAGAGGCACCGTAACCACATGTGGAAAATGTTTGTCTCTTTATGAAAACTGACATCTTTCTGTGATGTGACGaccaataataaaataaagcaacTGATTTGTCATAGAGAAACCGCTGCTGTTATTTGTTTCCACAATAGAAATGTTGAAATTTAAATGGTACAAGTTGTGATCCTCTGTTCCTTCCTCTGCTCATCTGTGTCATCACTTGTGATACATTTTGTAATGTACCTTTTCTGAAGTTGATATTTACAGCTTTTAAAACCTGTACAGTTTACACGTTTTTGATGTTGCATATTCAACGAACTGAGTTTCTTCATCCTCTCCCTCTTCATCACTGTACCAGAGATGAGCGCAGATCATTTTCCATTCTTATTGTGAGCGATTGCTGCACTGATGCCTTAACAGGAACCAGAAAAGAGATAAAGGAGACTAATGACACATGGCACCGCCATCTACAAGGCCAGCGCACCATGTCGTCATATTGTGATTACCCTGTGCTATTGTAAATATGTGTTTCTGTTGGGTTTACATAAATTTACATATGTTTTAAAACTCTCCTGGGATGGGAAACCATTAGGGACAATGTTAGTGTTTTCCATTACAATCCCCCATGTTTGCACTGCTGTCTCATTGAATGGAAATGGCCGTGTGCGTGCGGTAGAGGAAGGAGGGCACATTGGGCGAGGAGGGGAGCTGGAATTGAGAGGTTGTTCTTAGCATTATCTGTGGcacatagagagagagtgtgGCTCTCGCTGTGCCACTCAGTCAGGGAGCATTAAGCCTTAAGAGGCAGTGAAGAGACTCAGGTCTTCAGAGGGAACTTGACATTGTTCATAAATCCCTCAGGATCTGAGACAGAAGCAatgacaaatacacacacatgcacaaattcaGTCTTAACATTGCCccattaaatacatttactaaTTAAAGTTTGGCAGTCGTGTGTATTAtagtaaatattaaaatcaatTTAAACGTCATCAATATACTGTAGCACTTTCAAAAACATCACAGATGCACAAGTGATATAGTGCAAAAGACTATTCTTCAGTTTGCCAAATATAAAATAacctttttaagaaaaatctaaaCTCTGATTTCCGCTGATTTTTCCATTTAATCAAAACATCTTATTTCAATTACACAATACACAATTTTGCATTAAACACATAGACACCACTTTAACTTGTAAGACATGTAATGTGTCAGACTGTAATGAAAATGTCAGACTCTTAATGTTTGCTGTTCGGGCTAACTTTctgggactgcagatgaaaattagtCAGTTTGGGCAAACAAAAAGCATTTGCCTTTTAATAACGATGGATTAATGTAAACTCTCCCTGATAAATGAAAGTAATAgtcatttttatatacatttttcacagaagacagGAAAAACAGGTGTAAATATTAAATAGGTCCTGTGCTTACGTAACACTCTgttatgacaagtcaaaatattgcctgtgaaaaaggccaattaaacaaacaggaaaaagaCATTCAGGACAAGAGGACAGCGAGCCATATCTACATATTAATAAGGGCTCATTGAAAGGAGAAATAAAAAGGTGTGATTTGTACATATTAGTATAATGTACTGAATGTTTTGGCATGTGCACATATACACCTGTAACGTAATAGATCAAAACAAAGATTTTGACATGAGGTATTATTTCAAATCCATCGAAATGACTGCTGCTATGTTATTGGGAGATTCAGCAAGTTGCGACATTTACAACACTAAAGCCCTCCATATTTGTAGTCACATCAAACTCTTCATAATTCATAAGCATGCTAAAGCAAACACAAATTTGCGACTTGTGAAATGCAAAAGCGTTGCTAGTATTTGTTGATTCCACTTATAATCAACGCCTCATTATTCAGCCTTTTGCAACTTTGAGCTACAGGTCGATATGCTTGACTCCAATGGCTCTCACTGAGCTCCCCAAACAAACTGTGGGAGAGTCACGCTGCATAATTTAAGAATACTTTTTAGTTACCATTGACTGATGTTATGTGATATAAAGTCTTAATAGTATAATCAGTATCTGAAGGAAAACTTTCTAAATGTCATGATGTAGTCATGATGCTAAACCTAATATTTGATCCTTCAGCAAGTTTATAAagtgtatacagtataatgaAAGTTTGAGAGGTTAGATGTAAAGGGCATCTAGCCAAAGCTCAGCCTGTTGTTATCATACAGCAGAACCACCCAACAGCCCTGGCAGGCCAAGGTACTCTTCTCATGTAACGTCTCATTGATAAGAGCGGCAAACACCTCATTTACAGGAACCTTAGGCCATAAGATCGGATACTTTAAAAGCCATCCAAACCCATTCAGACCCTGCCTGTGGGCCAGCAAATAAAACACCTTGATATCGCCTCAACTAAACTAGGATGATTCTGTCTTAATGTCCCATTTCAGGGACCAAGGAATCCATAGTCTTTATGGCTCCACAGAATTGCAGGTAGTGATGTTTGACACAGCAGGGCTCCTGCCTTTCAGATGATCAAAGTGACAAGTTCAGCCTGCAACCAGAGTCACTTACAGGAGACATCAAAAAGCAGCAAGATTGGCAGCTTTTAGGTCTTTGGTCCATTTCATCAGCCATTACTACCAGCAGAGGCAACGTGCTGTGGAGGACTAGTGGGAGGAGGGGAAGGCAGATTAACAGAGCGCTGATACAGGTGTATAGGCGGTATCAAACAGCAGCTCTGTCAATACAGCAGGCTCCAAATTTCTTCAGAAGGGGCTGGGATCCCCAAAGTATGCCCACCGATTTTACTATGACAGGATTAACTGGGAGCTCCATATGATTTTCGCAGATTCTGTGACTCAACAATTCAGTGATCCACGTTGTATCGGCTTTAAAGGCCCCTATCCCAAGTTTCAAAAGCTTACCCTTCGGACAAGGGACACTCTTTTTCTCCCATGGGGTTCCgcttccccttttttttttgctgcattcAGTTGTTCATCAACCCCCGCATCCTCGTCAGCTCTCCCATCCTCCCTTCTCTGCACATCTGCTAGGTTTGagttttcctttcttccttccagCGCCTTGCTTGGCCCAAGGCCCTTATAGCCAAATTGGTTTACATTGGAGAGATAAATGCTCTGCAAATGCGCTTAAACACGTACAGTAAAAAATGCAGACAGTGCGTGTCAGGATTATCACCCAAGTCAGGGGGAGAAAGGAGAGCGTCTCCGTAGCACAAAGCTGGGGAGCCAGAGTGAAGCCTGCAGATATAGTCCGTCTCATCCACTTCtcaggagaaagagaggaggatttAGCATTTGCATGCTAGTCTGTAATTCCTAGCATTATATAACTTGTCGGCAACAATCAAACTCCTGTGGTATTGTAAAAGTATTGTTTCACGTGGGTGAGCAAAGTGTGGAGTTACACTCTTGGGGGAAGGGGTTTTGGTAGCAGCATGAAGACAGCTGGAACAAGATGCACAGCAGAGACCACCCTATAAGCCCACTGAAGAACAACCTCAGGCCCAGCTGCTGAAGGTGACCTCAAAATCCTCTCAAAATATTCAGCTTATAGAGCATAAATGACTCACCTGAACACGGCGAGTGATGCATAGAAAAAGAGGCTGATCAAAAGTGCTACAGCCATGGAAGGAaagtaaagaaatacaaatgtgtGCCCCCAAAGGTCAGGTCTGCTGTGAAATTCATATATTCACATGTGAAATGATGTGAATTATGATATTTCATATGTAAAATGTGCTTCTATGTAAATTCATTACATTTGAAATGAATCCACATATACATTTTCTGAAGTCATGTTTACCTCGTGGCCTCGGAGATGGAAAATAGCGTGCGGTTATATGTGGTACAAAGCATCTCTTTTTGCTTAAGATTAAAGTTTTTGTACATGATCCGGGACAGAAAACCTTAAAAAACAAGTCAAGAATATatactttaatttattttatttttttaagttgagcaatttcctaaaacagctgggcactgccCTTTTTAGCAAATAGTGCACTTGTTGAAgctattttcagctgcagatAAATACACATGGAGCTTtggagtatttacagcagcagagcGATGTacgattgactcaaaataaactagagTGGTGGCCGGTtatctcagttggtagagcaggcgcacatatgcagaggtttgTTCCTCGACAAAGAAGGTCAagggttcgagtccaacctgtgacggttttcctgcatgtcttccccctctctctcccctttcatatctcagctttcctatcgaataaaggcagaaatgcccaaaaaataaaaaaataaaaaataaactacagtgccttTGAGGAATAAGCTATAACAGACAATACTTGTTAACAAGATCAATTCAtaattgttttttgtgttttaatgggatttgttgacaataaaagAATATCACAGTAATCCTACATCAGAATGAGATAACTAATCACAACAGAGAGCCACCTTTATATCCTCAAATGAGCCTACAAACATATTTGACACACCTACATACAGTATCTAAGTAGATGAACTGTCAGAGGTGAAAGAGGTCTCACTTGGTGAAGACAGGTAGGGCTTATACAGACAAACTGGATCCTGAAGATCCATGAAACAGCTGCTGCTGTCCTTGTCCTCTAGCATCAGTGTAAAAACCCCTCCACATGCTCTGCCATGGGGATTTGGGTGTAAAACTTCCAagaaaacccccccccccaaaaaaaagctcCCTTTTTCTTATCCCCAAGACCTACCCCTCCCTCTAAATCAACGTCGCCCCCCCCCCTCAGACCTCCCAACACAAAGCCCTCAGAGCAAACCCAGCAGCACAGAAATCATAGCACACCATTCAATcattgttttttcccctctctcaccCCTTTTATGGTCCCACTAAAGGTTTTAGCCGGGCAGAGAAGGAGGGCTGTCACTGAGGAAACCTTAACCCATTGATGAAGTGACAGGAGCTGCCAGAATATGATCCTAATCCTGTTTCCAGCATTCTTTTAGCCCGCTGGCATCGCAATTCCTCCACACATTCTCTGAGCTGTCAACTAGGAAAATCCCTCTAATAGCGCATTGCCCAGATA from the Sander vitreus isolate 19-12246 chromosome 9, sanVit1, whole genome shotgun sequence genome contains:
- the faah gene encoding fatty-acid amide hydrolase 1; protein product: MENVKQLLQGVELDTRTMALLTGAACGVGALVVLVQKVHSHQKMKEKIQRARNRRADSLQRAEQAVLQYKKLFPVTDSALILTLSLSELTKKLQEGSLSPEDVLYTYVEKTLNVNKDLNCCTGILLESFDQLKTVSTNKEGLLYGVPVSIKENFAYKSHDSSCGVVINLEQPAQQDSVLVEVLKRQGAIPFVKTNLPQALLNYDCSNPIYGQTVNPYNLQKTSGGSSGGEGALIGGGGSVLGLGSDIGGSIRIPASFCGICGLKPTAGRLSLQGLSSIYRGQKSVLSSPGPMARDVDSLALCMQALLCDHMFSLDPTVPPLPFNMQIYQSTKPLRIGYLESDGYSHTSPSMARGIREVKALLEQAGHTLVPYTPLKISYALHELLIKGILADGATTLLQKLEGSPMDPCLKAQVLPYYLPTWLKKTLSFLLKPLSPRASAILSALCGVGSVPALWKQHAAVEDYIQETIAAWRRCNIDVLLCPVIGPAYNFLFCGKLSTATPQTMLYNLLTFPAGVVPVSTVTAEDEEELGHYKGFFQDYWDKLFKQAVSGGEGLPVAVQCVALPWQDELCLRFMKEVEQLVKQSRK